From the genome of Zalophus californianus isolate mZalCal1 chromosome 6, mZalCal1.pri.v2, whole genome shotgun sequence, one region includes:
- the NDN gene encoding necdin encodes MSEQSKDVCDPNSAAEASNSEVHSILGVPGGLSLPASQAATLAGPESPPLGPTDAPLASPPPQAPSEEGDPKALQQAAEEGRAHQAPSAAQPGPAPPAPAQLVQKAHELMWYVLVKDQKRMIIWFPDMVKDVIGSYKKWCRSILRRTSLILARVFGLHLRLTSLHTMEFSLVKALEPEELDRVALSNRMPMTGLLLMILSLIYVKGRGARESAVWNVLRILGLRPWKKHSTFGDVRKLITEEFVQQNYLKYQRVPHVEPPEYEFFWGSRASREITKMQIMEFLARVFKKDPQAWPSRYREALEEARALREADPTAHCPRSSVSED; translated from the coding sequence ATGTCCGAACAAAGTAAGGATGTGTGCGACCCCAACTCTGCAGCCGAGGCCTCCAACTCCGAGGTGCACAGCATTCTTGGGGTTCCCGGGGGGCTCTCCCTTCCCGCGTCTCAGGCCGCGACCCTCGCAGGGCCAGAGAGCCCTCCTTTAGGCCCGACCGACGCCCCTCTGGCCTCGCCTCCACCCCAGGCCCCAAGCGAAGAGGGAGACCCGAAGGCCCTGCAGCAGGCGGCGGAGGAAGGCCGCGCCCACCAGGCCCCGAGCGcggcccagcctggcccagcgCCGCCAGCCCCGGCCCAGCTGGTGCAGAAGGCGCACGAGCTCATGTGGTACGTGTTGGTCAAGGACCAGAAGAGAATGATCATCTGGTTCCCAGACATGGTGAAGGATGTCATCGGCAGTTACAAGAAATGGTGCAGAAGCATTCTCAGGCGCACCAGCCTCATCCTCGCACGAGTGTTCGGGCTACACCTCAGGCTGACTAGCCTGCACACGATGGAGTTTTCGCTCGTTAAAGCGCTTGAGCCAGAAGAGCTGGACAGGGTGGCGCTGAGCAACCGCATGCCTATGACAGGCCTCCTGCTGATGATCCTGAGCCTTATCTATGTGAAGGGTCGCGGCGCCAGAGAGAGTGCCGTCTGGAACGTGCTGCGCATCCTGGGGCTGCGGCCCTGGAAGAAACACTCCACCTTTGGAGATGTGAGAAAGCTCATCACCGAGGAGTTCGTCCAACAGAATTACCTGAAGTACCAACGCGTACCCCACGTTGAGCCACCTGAGTACGAGTTCTTCTGGGGTTCCCGTGCCAGCCGTGAAATCACCAAGATGCAAATCATGGAGTTCCTGGCCAGGGTCTTTAAGAAAgacccccaggcctggccctccCGATACAGAGAAGCTCTGGAGGAGGCCAGAGCTCTGCGGGAGGCTGATCCCACTGCCCACTGCCCCCGCAGCAGTGTCTCCGAGGACTAG